One window of the Labilibaculum sp. genome contains the following:
- the cysQ gene encoding 3'(2'),5'-bisphosphate nucleotidase CysQ → MNFSKRKELLSSAITASLNAGKEILEVYNSLDFEIQTKSDDSPLTIADQRAHQAIVSILDELGIPVLSEEGEHLDYDIRRNWDYCWIVDPLDGTKEFIKRNDEFTVNIALIENKTSIAGVIYVPVYKQLYFSDKEMGSFRMDDIEDWSGDLDQLVKQSKKLPLSQNRNSLRVVGSRSHMSKETKDFISNLQEEHDEVELISKGSSLKLCMIAEGEAEVYPRYAPTMEWDIAAGHAIVSASGGKVLHLNSEEEISYNKENLLNPWFICKREY, encoded by the coding sequence ATGAATTTTAGTAAAAGAAAAGAACTTCTTTCTTCTGCCATAACTGCATCCCTAAATGCTGGAAAAGAGATATTGGAAGTTTATAATTCTCTAGATTTTGAAATCCAGACAAAATCAGATGATAGCCCGTTAACCATAGCTGATCAAAGAGCGCATCAGGCAATTGTTTCGATATTGGATGAACTTGGCATACCCGTTTTAAGTGAAGAAGGAGAACATTTGGACTACGATATTCGGAGGAATTGGGATTATTGCTGGATTGTAGATCCTCTGGATGGAACAAAGGAATTCATAAAAAGGAATGATGAATTTACCGTGAATATTGCTCTAATAGAAAATAAAACATCAATTGCAGGAGTCATATATGTGCCTGTGTATAAGCAATTGTATTTTTCCGATAAGGAAATGGGGTCATTTAGAATGGATGATATTGAGGATTGGTCTGGAGATTTGGATCAATTAGTAAAGCAGTCAAAAAAACTTCCACTCTCTCAAAATCGAAATTCGCTTCGTGTGGTTGGATCTCGTTCTCATATGAGTAAGGAAACCAAAGATTTTATTTCTAATTTACAAGAGGAGCATGATGAGGTTGAGTTAATCTCAAAAGGGAGCTCTTTAAAACTGTGTATGATTGCTGAAGGAGAAGCAGAGGTTTACCCTAGATATGCACCTACAATGGAATGGGATATTGCTGCAGGTCATGCAATAGTTTCGGCTTCGGGAGGAAAGGTTTTGCATCTAAATTCCGAAGAGGAAATATCATACAACAAAGAAAATCTATTAAATCCTTGGTTCATTTGTAAAAGAGAATACTAA
- a CDS encoding SLC13 family permease has translation MLSFDAIVVLIVLVFILISFYKEWVGPAFTFLIGVVVLGIFGILTPSEILGGFANDQVFVILMLLLIGDIIRDLGIVETLFDKVFQKATTYRQFMARMIFLVGAFSAFLNNTPLVAVMMPYVHNWSKRNNISPSKLLIPLSYAAILGGCITLIGTSTNLIVNGMVIDQKIIPAMSSLDMFSFAYVGIPMMLIGSIYLLLVSKKWLPEKEDVLGEFSENSRKYIVEAHVKSNSGLIGKSIEEADLRNLKGLYLFQINRGDVRIAAVSHEYRLEEGDRLLFAGDTETIADLVLPNSGLTLPTVGMLTHKKHIEVVEIVISHNSTLISKTVKEANFRGHFDAAVIGIHRNGGRVSGKIGEVKLRAGDVLLLLGGDDFVDRSHLVQDFYFISKVKEFRKQEAYKIWLLLGGTVLAVVLSALKIVPLFMTLIVMIIVILALKISNPKDIASRVDFNLALIISLALAFGTAMIKSGLAEIIADLLISVFIPLGRVGVLFGIYLITSVLAAYITNKAAVAIVFPISLTIALNLHLNPEPFVLVVAFAAAANFMTPIGYQTNLMVYGPGGYTFKDFFKIGFPLTIIYMLVTVLILSYIYFY, from the coding sequence ATGCTCTCATTTGATGCGATCGTTGTATTAATCGTGTTGGTTTTTATTCTAATATCATTCTATAAAGAATGGGTTGGGCCTGCTTTTACTTTCCTGATTGGAGTTGTTGTTCTTGGGATTTTTGGGATTCTTACTCCTTCAGAGATACTTGGTGGATTTGCTAATGATCAGGTTTTTGTCATTTTAATGCTCTTGTTGATTGGAGACATTATCAGGGATTTGGGTATTGTTGAAACCCTATTTGATAAGGTATTTCAAAAAGCCACTACTTATCGGCAATTCATGGCACGCATGATATTTCTGGTGGGAGCTTTTTCAGCTTTTTTAAATAATACACCTCTTGTTGCCGTTATGATGCCATATGTGCACAATTGGAGCAAGCGCAATAATATTTCTCCATCGAAATTATTAATTCCATTATCATACGCAGCTATATTAGGAGGATGTATAACTCTAATTGGTACATCCACAAACTTGATTGTCAATGGTATGGTTATCGATCAGAAAATTATACCTGCAATGAGTTCTCTTGATATGTTTAGTTTTGCATATGTCGGAATTCCAATGATGCTTATTGGGTCGATTTACCTTTTATTGGTAAGTAAGAAATGGTTGCCGGAGAAAGAGGATGTGTTGGGTGAGTTTTCTGAAAATTCGCGAAAGTATATTGTTGAAGCGCATGTCAAATCCAATTCCGGTTTAATTGGAAAATCAATTGAAGAGGCTGATTTAAGAAATTTGAAAGGTCTTTACCTTTTTCAGATCAACCGGGGTGATGTAAGAATTGCTGCAGTTTCTCATGAATACAGGTTGGAAGAAGGCGATCGTTTATTGTTCGCAGGCGATACCGAAACCATTGCCGATTTGGTGCTTCCCAATTCAGGATTAACGCTTCCTACGGTTGGGATGCTGACTCATAAAAAGCATATAGAGGTGGTTGAAATTGTAATTTCTCATAACTCAACCTTGATATCCAAAACAGTTAAAGAGGCTAATTTTAGAGGTCATTTTGATGCTGCAGTAATTGGTATTCATCGAAATGGTGGGCGTGTAAGTGGTAAAATTGGAGAAGTAAAACTTCGTGCCGGTGATGTATTATTGCTTTTAGGAGGAGATGATTTTGTTGATCGCTCACATCTGGTTCAGGATTTTTATTTTATATCAAAAGTTAAGGAATTCAGAAAGCAGGAAGCTTATAAAATATGGTTGCTGCTCGGAGGAACGGTACTGGCAGTTGTCTTGTCAGCCTTAAAAATAGTGCCTCTGTTCATGACTTTAATTGTGATGATTATCGTTATTCTGGCCTTGAAAATTTCTAATCCTAAGGATATTGCATCGAGGGTTGATTTTAATCTGGCTTTAATTATTTCTCTTGCCTTGGCATTTGGCACAGCCATGATAAAATCCGGATTGGCGGAGATCATTGCTGACCTGTTAATTTCAGTCTTTATCCCATTAGGAAGAGTCGGAGTTTTATTTGGGATTTATTTGATTACATCGGTGCTTGCGGCCTATATAACAAATAAGGCTGCCGTTGCTATTGTATTCCCTATTTCGCTTACAATAGCTTTAAATCTTCATTTAAATCCAGAACCATTTGTTTTGGTTGTAGCATTTGCTGCGGCTGCAAATTTTATGACTCCAATTGGTTATCAAACCAACTTAATGGTTTACGGACCAGGAGGGTATACCTTTAAAGATTTCTTCAAAATTGGATTCCCTTTGACCATTATTTATATGTTGGTTACTGTATTGATACTGTCATACATCTATTTTTATTAA
- a CDS encoding DUF2284 domain-containing protein, with the protein MKNFKTDSLEKQFRNSPITIHVKHLKLKTNEILSYLNPEKFNTYCQNGCPNHSQKWTCPPNCPPFTIYAQDYPNISLYLFFTSPHQIKDGEDKALHAYNFIKEELQTYLREIELTEGKMIAANSCELCSTCGLVLGKECCIPDKMRYNLVAFGFNVSKIMTDLFQHELQWASKDQIPDFVSSVGAILKK; encoded by the coding sequence ATGAAGAATTTCAAAACGGACAGCCTGGAGAAACAGTTTCGCAACTCTCCAATAACAATTCACGTTAAGCATCTTAAGCTTAAAACGAATGAGATTTTATCCTACTTAAACCCCGAAAAGTTTAATACCTATTGCCAAAATGGCTGCCCTAATCATTCTCAGAAATGGACCTGCCCGCCAAACTGCCCTCCCTTTACTATTTATGCTCAGGATTATCCAAATATATCACTATATCTATTTTTCACATCTCCGCATCAAATAAAAGATGGGGAAGACAAAGCTTTGCATGCTTACAATTTTATTAAAGAAGAACTTCAAACTTACCTTCGGGAAATTGAACTGACAGAGGGTAAAATGATTGCTGCTAATAGCTGTGAGCTTTGCTCTACGTGTGGGCTTGTTTTGGGAAAAGAATGTTGTATCCCTGACAAAATGCGTTACAATTTGGTTGCCTTTGGTTTTAATGTAAGCAAAATAATGACCGATCTGTTTCAGCATGAACTACAATGGGCTTCGAAAGATCAGATACCTGATTTTGTAAGCAGTGTTGGTGCTATTCTAAAAAAATAA
- a CDS encoding HDIG domain-containing metalloprotein, which produces MNMRKVVKELWPELDWIEDAVLREKTTKVWEIALERSVLSAEDLLRIPFTLLCGPDLKVSFMDHKQCVVHIAKESGEKMNSFFKDELPVDMDVLLSGAILCDVGKLLEYVLDEEDNAVQGTYGKYIRHPFSGVSLAEECGIPPEVCHIIATHAGEGNMVKRSTEAYIVHHADFMTFLPFKERLKV; this is translated from the coding sequence ATGAATATGAGAAAAGTAGTTAAGGAATTGTGGCCCGAACTCGATTGGATTGAAGATGCGGTGTTAAGAGAAAAAACGACTAAAGTATGGGAAATTGCTTTGGAAAGAAGTGTATTGTCCGCTGAAGATCTTCTAAGGATTCCTTTTACGCTTTTATGCGGCCCTGATCTTAAAGTGAGTTTTATGGATCATAAGCAATGCGTAGTGCATATTGCAAAAGAAAGCGGCGAAAAAATGAATTCCTTTTTTAAAGACGAGTTACCTGTGGATATGGATGTTTTACTTTCCGGAGCTATTCTTTGTGATGTTGGTAAGTTGTTGGAATATGTTTTGGATGAGGAAGACAATGCAGTTCAGGGCACATATGGAAAATACATCCGTCATCCGTTTTCAGGGGTTTCATTGGCTGAGGAGTGTGGTATTCCACCCGAGGTTTGCCACATTATTGCAACCCATGCAGGAGAAGGAAATATGGTGAAAAGAAGCACCGAAGCTTACATTGTTCACCATGCCGACTTCATGACTTTTTTGCCTTTTAAAGAAAGATTAAAAGTGTAA
- a CDS encoding isocitrate/isopropylmalate family dehydrogenase — MTRRTIVAMPGDGIGNVVLNETIRILNAAGFEADYIEGDIGWEFWCKEGNPLPKRTIELLKKHKIALFGAITSKPKDDAAKELAPELQNKGLVYSSPIVGLRQYFNLDICIRPCKTYKGNPLNFIRRGKGGLIEEPIVDVVIFRQNTEGLYGGVEWSNPDNIVYAALTSHPKFVKNFGSVPREDLSISTRIFTRTGTTRILMAAFEYAKKNGYKSVTLCEKPNVIRETSGMMFKLAQEIQKKKFPEIELWNTNIDAQMMWLTKNPENYGVIVAGNMFGDIVSDGFAGLIGGLGFACSAQMSDEGIAVFEPTHGSAPKYADYPVSIVNPIAMVTSACMMLEYLEEKEIAARIRKAVAEVIEEGKVQTYDMMRMTGSADVIDKGAASTQQMADVIIEKLKTKHSNNPDYEYEKSS, encoded by the coding sequence ATGACCAGGAGAACTATTGTTGCTATGCCCGGTGATGGAATAGGTAATGTTGTACTTAATGAAACCATTAGAATCTTAAATGCTGCTGGATTTGAAGCAGATTACATAGAAGGAGATATTGGCTGGGAGTTTTGGTGTAAGGAAGGGAACCCTCTTCCTAAGCGCACTATTGAATTGCTCAAAAAGCATAAAATAGCATTGTTTGGTGCAATAACATCCAAACCAAAAGATGATGCAGCTAAAGAATTGGCTCCGGAATTGCAGAACAAAGGACTGGTGTACTCAAGTCCAATTGTAGGTTTGCGTCAGTATTTTAACCTTGATATCTGTATTCGGCCCTGCAAAACCTACAAAGGCAATCCGTTAAACTTTATCCGCAGAGGCAAAGGTGGGCTTATTGAAGAACCAATAGTTGATGTCGTAATTTTCAGACAGAACACAGAGGGTTTGTACGGCGGGGTAGAATGGTCAAATCCCGATAATATTGTTTATGCAGCACTAACTTCACATCCTAAATTTGTGAAGAATTTTGGCAGTGTGCCAAGGGAAGATTTATCCATTTCCACAAGAATTTTCACGAGAACCGGTACCACCAGAATTTTAATGGCAGCTTTCGAGTACGCCAAAAAGAATGGATATAAATCGGTTACGCTTTGCGAAAAACCAAATGTTATTCGCGAGACTTCAGGAATGATGTTCAAGCTGGCACAGGAAATTCAGAAGAAAAAATTCCCTGAAATTGAACTGTGGAACACCAACATTGATGCTCAAATGATGTGGTTAACCAAAAATCCTGAAAATTATGGAGTGATTGTAGCTGGTAATATGTTTGGAGATATTGTGTCTGATGGATTTGCAGGACTTATTGGAGGTTTGGGATTTGCGTGCAGTGCGCAAATGTCTGATGAAGGAATTGCTGTATTCGAGCCAACTCATGGTTCTGCTCCCAAATATGCTGATTATCCGGTTTCGATAGTAAATCCTATTGCTATGGTAACATCAGCTTGTATGATGTTGGAGTATCTGGAAGAAAAGGAAATAGCAGCAAGAATCAGAAAAGCGGTTGCTGAAGTGATTGAAGAGGGGAAGGTACAAACCTATGATATGATGAGGATGACAGGCAGCGCAGATGTGATTGATAAAGGTGCTGCATCCACTCAACAGATGGCAGATGTTATTATTGAAAAGTTAAAAACGAAACATTCCAATAATCCTGATTATGAATATGAGAAAAGTAGTTAA
- a CDS encoding UvrD-helicase domain-containing protein, translating to MSELSIYRASAGSGKTYTLTKEYLNLVFEDPLNYKSILAVTFTNKATDEMKSRIVKEIYLLSKSDDSPYAKELKEKHNLNSVELVSRAKEILNRLLHDYSRFSVTTIDSFFQKVVRSFTREIGLQMGYNIELDQRRVLNEVADLLFTDVDRDPQLRSWLTDFAESKIREGKNWNFKQEILEVGNEVFKEDFKNFSDKLIDKLSDKKFLTNYRKILKEIKDEFETFFNKIGEETRRILTQHGLDITEFAYGKAGVAGYLSGLGKDGKMDPGIRARSAVDTPDKWTTGKASSSTKQAVGEACNAGLNDLLKKAVNHYDEQSMLYKSTDKTLSYIYTLGILTDLSKKVREYSESENIFLLSDAGRLLRSIIGDNDTPFIYEKIGNVYKHFMIDEFQDTSSMQWESFRPLVTNSLAEGNHSLVVGDVKQSIYRWRNGDWKILSEQLDQDFEGFGVNGMTLNYNWRSSKNVINYNNSVFALGAQILQNEYNASIPADISDGLKEEQEKITGAYQDVYQHFPESKNKFPGYVKAHFIEKENDSDWIEKVLEDLPSKIEQFQEMGYQARDISILVRNGKEGGLIADTLMAYRASENAKEGVNYDVISNDSLFLKNSSVISFLTHLLTYFVYPDDKINLGFLKQEYQVYIQNQELEDKDKLYTVSKDENTFESVFPNEFTDNIPELKRQALYDLVEKLIHIFKLNDRPQDFPFLEAFQDLVLGFTKTDAPDLNSFVDYWAERKDKEVISVSDQQDAIRIMTIHKSKGLEFKVVILPFCNWDLDNTRHTNILWCQPKVEGFDVLDVLPVRYSSSLKETIYYQEYFTEKLQSYIDNLNLLYVAQTRAEEVFISYSPLSGKRDLRNISDLLLFIFENSDNYSSDFNGNKIVSLAQNWNKEGKYFELGELKVRVSEEPQKTKEKRSEYPASLLDDRLKLRAHSADYFDFSEAESVETFSPVSRGNILHQLFQLIEYKEDVDKAVIQLQFEGKLDQIQAQEVSLFAKELLNGPIVSEWFSKDWTVVNERDILLGKGEVQRPDRVIYKGKEAVVIDFKFGKNKENSHKKQVLAYKKLIQQLGFEKVEAFVLYGKLSEIEEV from the coding sequence ATGTCCGAACTTTCCATATATCGAGCTTCAGCAGGGTCAGGAAAGACCTATACGCTTACCAAAGAGTATCTAAATTTGGTTTTTGAAGATCCCTTAAATTATAAAAGTATTCTTGCTGTTACCTTTACCAATAAAGCTACAGATGAGATGAAGTCCAGAATTGTAAAAGAAATTTATCTTCTGTCAAAATCTGATGATTCTCCTTATGCTAAAGAATTAAAAGAAAAACACAATCTGAATTCTGTTGAGCTGGTTTCCAGAGCAAAAGAAATTTTAAACAGACTACTTCACGATTACTCCCGGTTTTCAGTTACTACCATTGATAGTTTCTTTCAGAAAGTCGTTCGATCTTTTACCCGCGAAATCGGCCTGCAAATGGGTTATAATATTGAACTGGATCAGCGCAGGGTTTTGAATGAGGTTGCCGATTTACTTTTTACTGATGTAGACAGGGATCCGCAGTTAAGATCGTGGCTTACCGATTTTGCAGAATCGAAAATCAGAGAAGGGAAAAACTGGAATTTCAAACAGGAAATTTTGGAAGTGGGAAATGAAGTTTTTAAAGAAGACTTTAAGAATTTCTCAGATAAATTAATTGATAAACTTTCTGATAAAAAATTCTTGACAAATTATCGTAAAATCTTAAAAGAGATAAAGGATGAGTTTGAGACTTTTTTCAATAAAATAGGAGAGGAGACAAGGAGGATATTGACTCAGCACGGACTAGATATTACTGAGTTTGCCTACGGAAAAGCAGGAGTTGCAGGTTATTTGTCAGGTTTAGGTAAGGATGGAAAGATGGATCCGGGAATCAGAGCCCGATCGGCGGTTGATACTCCTGATAAATGGACAACAGGGAAAGCAAGTTCTTCAACAAAACAAGCTGTTGGAGAGGCTTGCAATGCCGGATTAAATGATTTGTTGAAAAAGGCCGTTAATCATTACGATGAGCAGTCAATGTTGTACAAGTCAACGGATAAAACATTAAGCTACATTTATACATTAGGAATACTTACAGACTTATCTAAAAAGGTTAGGGAGTATTCCGAAAGCGAAAATATTTTTCTTCTTTCGGATGCGGGTCGTTTGCTTCGAAGCATCATTGGAGATAATGACACGCCTTTTATTTATGAAAAAATAGGGAATGTATACAAGCATTTCATGATAGATGAATTTCAGGATACATCGTCGATGCAGTGGGAGAGTTTTCGCCCCTTGGTGACAAATTCTTTGGCCGAAGGGAATCACTCTTTGGTTGTAGGAGATGTAAAACAATCCATTTACAGATGGCGGAATGGTGATTGGAAGATATTATCGGAACAATTGGATCAGGATTTTGAGGGTTTTGGTGTGAATGGCATGACGCTGAATTACAACTGGCGAAGCTCTAAAAATGTGATCAATTATAATAATTCGGTGTTTGCACTTGGAGCACAGATTTTGCAGAACGAATACAATGCCTCTATTCCAGCAGATATTTCGGATGGATTAAAAGAGGAGCAGGAAAAAATTACAGGTGCTTATCAGGACGTTTATCAGCATTTTCCTGAAAGTAAAAATAAATTTCCAGGATATGTAAAAGCCCATTTTATTGAGAAAGAAAATGATTCAGATTGGATTGAGAAGGTGTTGGAAGATTTACCATCGAAAATTGAGCAATTTCAGGAGATGGGTTATCAGGCAAGAGACATTTCTATTTTAGTGCGAAATGGGAAAGAAGGGGGGCTGATTGCTGATACTTTAATGGCTTATCGCGCAAGCGAAAATGCAAAAGAAGGAGTCAATTACGATGTAATATCGAATGATTCTCTCTTCCTAAAGAATTCTTCTGTTATTAGTTTTCTGACTCATTTGCTTACCTATTTTGTATATCCTGATGATAAAATAAATCTTGGGTTTTTAAAGCAGGAATATCAGGTTTACATTCAAAATCAGGAGCTGGAAGATAAGGATAAATTGTACACTGTTTCTAAAGATGAAAATACATTTGAATCTGTTTTTCCCAATGAATTTACGGATAATATTCCTGAATTGAAAAGACAGGCTTTGTATGATTTAGTCGAGAAATTAATTCATATTTTTAAATTGAATGATCGACCACAGGACTTTCCGTTTTTAGAGGCTTTTCAGGATTTGGTGTTGGGATTTACAAAAACAGATGCGCCGGATTTGAATTCTTTCGTGGATTATTGGGCAGAGAGAAAAGACAAGGAAGTAATTTCAGTTTCAGATCAACAGGATGCAATTCGTATCATGACGATTCACAAGTCGAAAGGTTTGGAATTTAAAGTGGTGATTTTGCCATTTTGCAATTGGGATCTGGACAATACCCGGCACACAAATATATTATGGTGTCAGCCTAAAGTAGAAGGTTTTGATGTTTTGGATGTACTTCCGGTTCGATATAGCAGCAGTTTGAAGGAAACCATCTATTATCAGGAATATTTTACTGAAAAACTGCAGTCGTATATTGATAATCTGAATCTTTTATATGTTGCTCAAACCAGAGCCGAAGAGGTTTTTATTAGTTATTCACCACTTTCGGGCAAGAGAGATTTGAGAAATATTTCAGACTTACTTTTGTTCATTTTCGAAAACTCAGACAACTATTCTTCTGATTTTAATGGGAATAAAATTGTGTCTTTAGCTCAAAACTGGAACAAAGAAGGCAAATATTTCGAATTGGGAGAATTGAAAGTCAGAGTTTCCGAAGAGCCTCAAAAAACAAAAGAGAAGAGGAGCGAGTATCCTGCTTCTTTGCTCGATGACCGGTTAAAGTTACGGGCGCATTCGGCAGATTATTTTGATTTCTCGGAAGCAGAATCAGTGGAGACCTTTTCACCGGTAAGCAGAGGAAATATTCTGCATCAGCTGTTTCAACTGATCGAATACAAAGAGGACGTTGACAAAGCGGTGATTCAGTTGCAGTTTGAAGGGAAACTGGATCAGATTCAAGCTCAGGAAGTTTCACTTTTTGCTAAAGAATTATTAAATGGCCCAATTGTGTCTGAATGGTTTTCGAAAGATTGGACGGTGGTTAACGAGAGAGATATTCTTTTGGGCAAAGGGGAAGTGCAGCGGCCAGACAGAGTTATTTACAAAGGAAAAGAAGCGGTTGTTATCGATTTTAAGTTCGGAAAAAATAAGGAGAATAGTCACAAAAAGCAGGTTTTAGCTTATAAGAAATTGATTCAACAACTTGGATTCGAAAAGGTGGAAGCATTTGTTCTCTATGGAAAACTGTCTGAAATAGAGGAAGTATAA
- a CDS encoding DUF6146 family protein has protein sequence MKRIAYLFFIFTIVYGCSSYSAFKTPVPVQDQENEIAVTDSVEYELLILDTGFESWFATRNMIETAHSDNYYKNWNQIYVLEWNQLFMQGNPYIDNYIEYDPLEDYGLEINYKLYNYFQFVEEKTGISLVRR, from the coding sequence ATGAAAAGAATTGCATATCTATTTTTCATTTTTACGATTGTTTATGGATGTTCAAGCTATTCTGCATTCAAAACTCCTGTTCCTGTTCAGGATCAAGAAAATGAAATAGCCGTAACGGATAGTGTTGAATACGAGTTACTGATTTTAGATACAGGATTCGAATCGTGGTTTGCTACGCGAAATATGATTGAAACTGCGCATTCGGACAACTATTACAAAAACTGGAATCAAATTTACGTTTTGGAGTGGAACCAATTATTTATGCAAGGGAATCCCTATATTGATAATTATATAGAATACGATCCTTTGGAAGATTACGGCCTCGAAATTAATTACAAACTGTACAATTACTTTCAATTTGTGGAAGAAAAAACAGGCATATCATTAGTTCGCAGATAA
- a CDS encoding DUF3078 domain-containing protein, which translates to MKKLSFTLLLICAAIFVSAQEKQDTSYWKKGGLASLTFSQTSLTNWSGGGDNAISTNAQLNLFSNYNKGKNSWENTLNLEYGLVKQGDQGVRKSIDKIDFTTKYGHKNGGEWYYSALLDFKTQFAKGYNYSNTEGESDVKVSNFLAPAYITLSLGMDYKPSDVFSAYISPVTGKMTIVNDDELSDEGAFGVDPGDKFRAEFGAFTKLALNKDLVENVNLKSALGLFTNYSENFGNIDVLWDVMINMKVNDFLTATINTSLVYDDDVEYVNKDGVNKGPKIQFKEIIGIGLAYKF; encoded by the coding sequence ATGAAAAAACTAAGTTTTACTTTGTTGCTGATTTGCGCAGCTATATTTGTTTCTGCACAGGAGAAACAAGATACTTCTTATTGGAAAAAGGGAGGTTTGGCATCACTAACATTCTCACAAACATCTCTTACCAATTGGTCGGGTGGTGGTGATAATGCCATTTCAACCAATGCGCAGCTAAATTTGTTTTCGAATTATAATAAAGGAAAAAACAGTTGGGAGAACACTCTAAACCTGGAATATGGTTTGGTAAAACAAGGCGATCAAGGCGTTCGTAAAAGCATCGATAAAATTGATTTTACAACCAAATATGGTCACAAGAATGGTGGCGAGTGGTATTACAGTGCTTTGTTGGATTTTAAAACTCAATTTGCAAAAGGCTACAACTATTCGAATACCGAAGGAGAATCTGATGTAAAAGTATCCAACTTTTTGGCACCTGCATATATTACTCTTTCTTTGGGTATGGATTACAAACCAAGCGATGTGTTTTCGGCTTATATTTCTCCTGTTACCGGTAAAATGACCATTGTTAACGATGATGAATTATCTGATGAAGGAGCTTTTGGTGTTGATCCCGGAGATAAATTCAGAGCAGAATTTGGTGCTTTTACCAAGTTGGCTTTGAATAAGGATTTGGTTGAAAATGTAAATTTGAAGAGTGCCTTGGGCTTATTCACAAACTATTCCGAAAACTTTGGGAATATTGATGTTTTGTGGGATGTAATGATTAATATGAAGGTGAATGATTTCCTGACAGCAACAATAAATACATCTTTGGTTTACGATGATGATGTTGAATATGTGAATAAGGATGGTGTTAACAAAGGTCCAAAAATTCAGTTCAAAGAAATTATAGGAATCGGATTGGCCTACAAATTTTAA
- the mnmA gene encoding tRNA 2-thiouridine(34) synthase MnmA: MKKKVVIGLSGGVDSSVAAHLLIEQGYEVEALFMQNWNDTVGLKSEECPFEEDVLFAQMVAKKLGIPFHFVDLSVEYRAKVIDYMFSEYEKGRTPNPDVLCNREIKFDVFLKKALELGADYVATGHYCQKETILKDGKEIHRLIAGEDNNKDQSYFLCQLSQEQLSKAMFPIGHIIKPEVREIARREKMASAEKKDSQGICFVGKVDLPVFLQQKLKAMKGQIIEIMPDKADEIIPKSDALAAISAPYQFKPEHGTVVGEHNGAHFFTVGQRKGLNVGGKKEPLFVIGTDVVKNIVYVGMGHGHPLLARKALFIPKNEVHWIREDLMPTEECERRYDIRIRYRQPLQKGTIYFKEEGIYILFDEEQRAVVSGQFAAWYDEGELIGSGVID; this comes from the coding sequence ATGAAGAAAAAAGTTGTAATCGGATTGTCGGGTGGAGTGGATTCCAGTGTTGCTGCGCATTTACTAATTGAGCAGGGATATGAGGTGGAAGCGCTTTTTATGCAGAACTGGAACGATACGGTTGGGTTAAAATCCGAAGAATGTCCATTTGAAGAAGATGTACTGTTTGCTCAAATGGTGGCTAAAAAATTGGGAATCCCATTTCATTTTGTGGATTTGAGTGTGGAATACCGTGCGAAAGTGATTGATTACATGTTTTCGGAATATGAAAAAGGACGTACTCCCAATCCGGATGTACTTTGTAACCGGGAAATAAAATTTGATGTATTCCTGAAAAAGGCATTGGAACTGGGAGCTGATTATGTAGCTACCGGTCACTATTGCCAAAAGGAAACCATACTAAAAGATGGAAAAGAGATTCATCGGTTAATCGCCGGAGAGGATAATAATAAGGATCAGTCTTATTTCCTTTGTCAATTATCGCAGGAACAATTGTCAAAAGCGATGTTTCCGATCGGACACATTATAAAACCAGAGGTTCGGGAAATTGCCCGACGCGAAAAAATGGCCTCTGCCGAGAAAAAAGATTCTCAGGGCATTTGCTTTGTGGGTAAGGTTGATCTTCCGGTTTTCCTGCAGCAAAAGCTGAAAGCGATGAAAGGACAGATCATTGAAATTATGCCCGATAAGGCAGATGAGATCATCCCAAAATCGGATGCTTTGGCGGCTATTTCGGCACCGTATCAATTCAAACCTGAACACGGAACTGTTGTAGGGGAACACAATGGTGCTCACTTTTTTACTGTGGGTCAAAGAAAAGGCCTAAATGTTGGAGGAAAAAAAGAGCCGTTATTTGTGATCGGAACCGATGTGGTGAAAAACATTGTTTACGTAGGCATGGGACATGGGCATCCGCTATTGGCAAGAAAAGCGCTCTTCATTCCTAAAAATGAAGTGCATTGGATTCGTGAAGATTTAATGCCGACTGAAGAATGCGAAAGAAGATACGATATCAGAATAAGATACCGACAGCCTTTGCAAAAGGGGACCATCTATTTCAAAGAAGAAGGTATTTACATTCTGTTTGATGAAGAACAACGCGCTGTTGTTTCGGGACAATTTGCTGCCTGGTACGATGAAGGAGAACTGATTGGCTCAGGAGTTATTGACTAG